Proteins encoded together in one Lathyrus oleraceus cultivar Zhongwan6 chromosome 5, CAAS_Psat_ZW6_1.0, whole genome shotgun sequence window:
- the LOC127086387 gene encoding ABC transporter G family member 9, producing MADIESQTIHKETLHEEAPGVLHKGKHPVILKFDDVVYKINDKSGGLFKKNEKVEEKTILKGVNGVVEPGEMLAMLGPSGSGKTTLLTALGGRLGGKLHGKITYNGQPFSNVIKRNTGFVTQDDVLYPHLTVTETLVFTALLRLPNTLTKQAKVALAKNVIDQLGLTKCEDSIVGNTHLRGVSGGERKRVSIGQELLINPSLLFLDEPTSGLDSTTAQRIVSTLSDLARGGRTIVMTIHQPSSRLYYMFHKVLLLAEGNVLYFGKGSEAIQHFSNIGYAPAMAMNPSDFLLDLANGIYTDDANHDHIIDKQKLISAFKSNSDGQLKLEAHHEINGSDGRFQETGSEKWPTSWSQQFFVLLRRDIKERKYESFSVLRIGQVLVVAVISGLLWFKSDTSHMQDQIGLLFFITGFWGFFPLFQAIFTFPQELMMLEKERSSGMYRLSSYFISRMVADLPMELVLPTVFLLITYFMAGLKATALNFFETLFSLLLNVLVAQGLGLALGAAVLDQKSATTLASVLMLVFLLAGGFYVQNVPKFIDWVKYISISYYTYQLFIGSQFHSGDTYPCSEGQCPIEEFPPIKQVGFDLNGQWMAAMALVIMLIGYRLIAYFALMRIGITKK from the exons ATGGCAGATATTGAGTCTCAAACAATTCACAAAGAGACGTTGCATGAAGAAGCACCTGGTGTTTTGCACAAAGGAAAACATCCTGTGATTCTTAAG TTTGATGATGTTGTGTACAAAATCAACGATAAAAGTGGTGGATTATTCAAGAAGAATGAAAAAGTAGAAGAGAAAACAATACTAAAAGGAGTAAACGGTGTTGTTGAACCAGGTGAGATGCTAGCAATGTTAGGTCCATCAGGAAGTGGAAAAACAACACTATTAACGGCCTTAGGAGGAAGACTTGGTGGAAAACTTCATGGGAAAATAACATACAATGGACAACCTTTTTCAAATGTCATAAAAAGAAACACAGGTTTTGTTACCCAAGATGATGTTCTTTACCCTCACTTAACAGTAACAGAAACCCTAGTTTTCACAGCACTTCTTAGATTACCAAATACTCTCACAAAACAAGCCAAAGTTGCACTTGCGAAAAACGTTATTGATCAACTTGGATTAACAAAGTGCGAGGATAGCATCGTTGGAAATACTCATCTAAGAGGAGTTTCTGGTGGAGAGAGGAAAAGGGTTAGTATTGGACAAGAATTGCTTATAAACCCTAGTttgttgtttcttgatgaacCAACTTCTGGTTTGGATTCTACTACAGCGCAGAGAATTGTATCGACTTTGTCGGATTTAGCAAGAGGTGGAAGGACTATTGTGATGACAATTCATCAACCTTCAAGTAGATTATATTATATGTTTCATAAAGTTTTGTTGCTTGCTGAAGGGAATGTTTTGTATTTTGGAAAAGGGTCCGAAGCTATTCAACATTTTTCTAATATTGGTTATGCTCCTGCTATGGCTATGAACCCTTCAGATTTTCTCTTGGATCTTGCAAATG GTATCTACACGGATGACGCGAATCATGACCATATCATAGACAAGCAAAAACTGATTTCAGCATTTAAGAGTAACTCTGATGGACAGTTGAAGCTAGAAGCACATCATGAAATCAATGGCTCTGATGGTAGATTTCAAGAGACAGGTTCTGAAAAATGGCCTACTAGCTGGTCACAACAATTCTTTGTATTGTTAAGAAGAGATATTAAAGAGAGAAAATATGAATCATTCTCTGTCCTTAGGATTGGTCAAGTTCTTGTGGTTGCAGTTATTTCAGGACTACTTTGGTTTAAATCTGATACCTCACACATGCAGGATCAG ATTGGACTATTATTCTTCATAACAGGCTTTTGGGGTTTTTTCCCACTCTTCCAAGCAATCTTCACCTTCCCTCAAGAACTAATGATGCTCGAAAAAGAAAGATCCTCAGGAATGTACCGACTCTCCTCCTACTTCATCTCAAGAATGGTAGCTGACCTACCAATGGAGCTAGTCCTCCCAACAGTCTTCCTTCTCATAACATATTTCATGGCAGGACTCAAGGCAACAGCGCTAAACTTCTTCGAAACTCTTTTCTCGCTCTTACTGAATGTGTTGGTTGCACAAGGACTAGGACTTGCACTTGGTGCTGCTGTACTTGATCAAAAATCAGCAACAACACTTGCATCGGTGTTGATGCTAGTTTTCTTACTTGCTGGTGGATTCTATGTTCAGAATGTTCCAAAGTTCATAGATTGGGTGAAGTATATTTCTATTAGCTACTATACATATCAGCTATTTATTGGATCACAGTTTCACAGTGGAGACACATACCCTTGCTCTGAAGGTCAGTGTCCTATTGAAGAGTTTCCTCCTATAAAACAAGTAGGGTTTGATTTGAATGGACAATGGATGGCTGCAATGGCTCTAGTAATAATGCTAATTGGTTATAGACTTATAGCTTATTTTGCTCTTATGAGGATTGGAATCACAAAGAAATAG
- the LOC127086386 gene encoding TIR-only protein produces MQTSLAMKSLFNYHRNTAQMLAKRLVEPCDVFLNHRSPDTKRTVATLLYDNLRMHGYNPFLDEKNMKPGDKLFDKINGGVVECKIGVAVFSPRYCESYFCLHELALLTACKKKVIPIFCDVKPSQLRVVKNGNWSEEELRRFRWALDEAKNTVGLTFNSSKGNLSEFVTNASEIIIESMTELQNEEQMKQMAAGNHFPKHMHLPIPA; encoded by the exons ATGCAGACTTCTTTAGCAATGAAGAGTTTATTCAATTATCATAGAAACACTGCACAGATGTTAGCAAAACGTTTGGTAGAACCTTGTGACGTGTTCCTCAACCATAGAAGCCCTGACACAAAAAGAACAGTAGCAACTCTTCTCTATGACAACCTTAGAATGCATGGCTACAACCCTTTCTTGGATGAGAAAAACATGAAACCAGGTGACAAATTGTTCGATAAGATCAACGGAGGGGTTGTTGAGTGTAAGATCGGGGTGGCGGTTTTCTCGCCCCGTTATTGTGAGTCGTATTTTTGTCTCCATGAACTTGCTCTTTTGACAGCATGCAAGAAGAAGGTGATTCCCATTTTTTGTGATGTTAAACCTTCTCAACTTCGTGTGGTTAAAAATGGAAATTGGTCGGAGGAGGAACTGCGGCGGTTTAGATGGGCTCTCGACGAGGCTAAGAACACGGTTGGACTCACCTTCAATTCTTCAAAAGG GAACTTGTCTGAATTTGTGACTAATGCTTCTGAGATAATCATTGAAAGCATGACAGAACTTCAGAATGAAGAACAGATGAAACAGATGGCTGCAGGGAATCATTTTCCGAAACATATGCACTTGCCAATTCCTGCTTAG